In Actinoplanes derwentensis, the following proteins share a genomic window:
- a CDS encoding TIGR02611 family protein — protein MRVLDRIRSNSTGRLALKIGVGILGALVTAVGIILIPLPGPGWAIVLLGLAILAIEFHWARALLAFTKRHVQSWTHWIASQSLPIRALVGLVGMIFISAVVWLSVLLTFHLNLFTWTLDFLGWR, from the coding sequence GTGCGTGTGCTTGACCGTATCCGGTCCAACTCCACTGGCCGGCTGGCTCTGAAGATCGGCGTCGGCATTCTGGGCGCCCTGGTGACCGCGGTGGGGATCATCCTGATCCCGCTCCCCGGCCCCGGCTGGGCCATCGTGCTCCTCGGCCTGGCCATCCTCGCCATCGAATTCCACTGGGCCAGAGCCCTGCTGGCCTTCACCAAACGGCACGTCCAGAGCTGGACGCACTGGATCGCCAGTCAGTCTCTCCCGATCCGGGCCCTCGTCGGACTGGTCGGCATGATCTTCATCAGTGCGGTGGTCTGGCTGAGCGTCCTGCTCACCTTCCACCTGAACCTGTTCACCTGGACCCTCGACTTCCTGGGGTGGCGCTGA
- a CDS encoding SsgA family sporulation/cell division regulator translates to MSTIRPTTVEVETSLRLVAPDATALPVRASLRYDPADPYAVHVLFHAESAGGEAVSWSFARELLVTGLDEPAGIGDVRVWPWATPRGDFVALALSSPDGNALFEVPRSVLVRFLRRTYVVVPRGRESDHLDVDAAVNRLLAGR, encoded by the coding sequence ATGAGTACCATTCGTCCAACGACCGTCGAGGTCGAAACCTCGCTGCGGCTCGTAGCGCCTGACGCGACGGCACTGCCCGTGCGTGCCAGTCTGCGGTACGACCCAGCCGACCCCTATGCGGTCCACGTGTTGTTCCACGCAGAATCAGCCGGTGGGGAAGCCGTGAGCTGGTCTTTTGCGCGGGAACTGCTCGTGACCGGGCTCGATGAGCCGGCCGGGATCGGCGACGTCCGGGTGTGGCCGTGGGCCACCCCGCGGGGCGATTTCGTCGCCCTGGCGCTCTCGTCACCTGACGGGAACGCGCTGTTCGAGGTACCGCGCAGTGTCCTGGTCCGCTTCCTGCGGCGCACCTATGTGGTGGTGCCCCGCGGCCGGGAGTCGGACCACCTGGACGTGGACGCGGCAGTCAATCGGCTACTGGCCGGCCGGTAA
- a CDS encoding YihY/virulence factor BrkB family protein — MSSTEPVPETRMMPGDKLSADDAFLALRHYGRWPLLHDAFVRFRYGDGFSHSRAFGFQLCLAIVPFLIALSGLATDLGVEDGGQVVADTVIALTPGASEPLVTELLMDDERTEDAGELALTLGMVTGLFALTSAMAQIERGANRIYGVERDRPALPKYLRAAVLALIAGLPALFGFLLLVAGKAAGDSAEEHFGISSGLRVAWDVVRWPVSLALIVFAVGLLFRHSVRRNQPALSWLLFGAVVSTVLWWLASLLLAGYIRFSDGFGATYGPLTAMMALLIWANLTGIAIFVGLAFAAQLEARRVGVPRPALEDRWEPDEKPDIPAQRDPGVTPEPAG; from the coding sequence TTGAGCAGTACCGAACCGGTCCCCGAGACCCGGATGATGCCCGGGGACAAACTCTCCGCCGACGACGCGTTCCTCGCGTTGCGGCACTACGGGCGCTGGCCGCTGCTGCACGACGCGTTCGTCCGGTTCCGCTACGGTGACGGCTTCAGCCATTCCCGGGCGTTCGGCTTCCAGCTCTGCCTGGCGATCGTGCCGTTCCTGATCGCTCTGTCCGGGCTCGCCACCGACCTCGGTGTCGAGGACGGCGGCCAGGTCGTCGCCGACACCGTCATCGCGCTCACCCCCGGCGCCAGCGAGCCGCTGGTCACCGAGCTGCTGATGGACGACGAGCGGACCGAGGACGCCGGTGAGCTGGCACTCACCCTCGGTATGGTCACCGGCCTGTTCGCGCTGACCAGCGCGATGGCCCAGATCGAGCGTGGCGCCAACCGGATCTACGGCGTCGAACGCGACCGGCCGGCACTGCCCAAGTATCTGCGGGCCGCGGTCCTGGCCCTGATCGCCGGGCTCCCCGCGCTCTTCGGCTTCCTGCTGCTGGTGGCCGGGAAAGCCGCCGGTGACTCGGCCGAGGAACATTTCGGCATCTCGTCCGGGCTGCGGGTGGCGTGGGACGTGGTCCGCTGGCCGGTCAGCCTGGCCCTCATCGTCTTCGCCGTCGGCCTGCTCTTCCGCCATTCGGTACGCCGCAACCAGCCCGCCCTCTCCTGGCTGCTGTTCGGTGCCGTGGTGTCGACCGTGCTGTGGTGGCTCGCCAGTCTTCTGCTCGCCGGATACATCCGGTTCAGCGACGGCTTCGGCGCCACCTACGGCCCGCTCACCGCGATGATGGCGCTGCTGATCTGGGCCAACCTGACCGGCATCGCGATCTTCGTCGGTCTCGCCTTCGCCGCCCAGCTGGAGGCCCGTCGTGTCGGCGTGCCCCGGCCCGCTCTGGAGGACCGCTGGGAACCCGACGAGAAACCGGACATCCCGGCGCAACGGGATCCCGGTGTGACACCCGAGCCGGCCGGGTAA
- a CDS encoding endonuclease/exonuclease/phosphatase family protein — MTLRLMTWNIKHGGGDRLQAIIQVIRDARPDVLCLQELLNYRRYGRRRLQELATATGMTAHMAPSALAQPVAVLVRNPFKILRRTSVTWRLHHAAAEVVVETGAGPLTVVSTHLNPFSPSRRYREARWLAARHASADGLVVIAGDMNGLDPLGDHERELAGLPSLYRQRHLAPDGTADTRAIAAFHEEGYTDLWHTVGEGDGRTVPTDYAGREFGAVRLDYLMASPALAARAERLWSLRDETTATASDHYPVRADVDL; from the coding sequence ATGACCCTGCGCCTGATGACCTGGAACATCAAACACGGCGGCGGTGACCGTCTGCAGGCGATCATCCAGGTCATCCGCGACGCCCGTCCCGACGTCCTCTGCCTGCAGGAACTACTGAACTACCGCCGCTACGGCCGCCGCCGCCTCCAGGAACTGGCCACCGCCACCGGAATGACGGCCCACATGGCCCCGTCTGCCCTGGCCCAGCCGGTGGCCGTCCTGGTCCGCAACCCCTTCAAGATCCTTCGCCGTACGTCGGTCACGTGGCGCCTCCACCACGCCGCCGCCGAGGTGGTGGTGGAGACGGGCGCGGGCCCGCTGACGGTGGTGAGCACCCACCTGAACCCGTTCTCCCCGTCCCGCCGTTACCGGGAGGCCCGCTGGCTCGCCGCCCGGCATGCCTCGGCCGACGGCCTGGTCGTGATCGCCGGGGACATGAACGGGCTCGACCCGCTCGGTGACCATGAGCGGGAGCTCGCGGGCCTGCCCTCGCTCTACCGGCAGCGACACCTGGCGCCGGACGGCACCGCCGACACCAGGGCGATCGCGGCGTTCCACGAGGAGGGCTACACCGACCTGTGGCACACGGTAGGCGAGGGCGACGGCCGCACCGTTCCCACCGACTACGCCGGCCGCGAGTTCGGCGCCGTCCGCCTGGACTACCTGATGGCGAGCCCCGCCCTGGCAGCCCGAGCCGAGCGCCTGTGGTCCCTCCGCGACGAGACCACCGCGACGGCCTCCGACCACTACCCGGTCCGGGCCGACGTCGACCTCTGA
- a CDS encoding helix-turn-helix transcriptional regulator, with protein sequence MSALIQYTEPAPASLPPDWSGVGGCTLPVAAGATTDLLNCHALVLSTDGPLLAEIDFAEFSSGPGTLLWVRPGQALRFAESPDDPVTIVFRPGLFGPDELPGVSPDDPAGPARAPLAPPDPGVFRAAFTHLIADSAGPPGPVTAALLRHQLAALLLRIRALDPDGDVRAHVEGRTFERFRIRLEEGYPHTRRVEDYASELGCSVRTLTRASLALSGRTAKQVVDDRVALQARRLLAATPLSVAEVGRILGFGEPTNFGRFFHRETGLSPGQFRGRFTDDSPGGIPGPRRPTD encoded by the coding sequence ATGTCAGCACTCATTCAGTACACCGAGCCGGCACCCGCCTCCCTTCCACCGGACTGGTCGGGCGTCGGGGGCTGCACCTTGCCGGTGGCCGCCGGCGCCACCACCGACCTGTTGAACTGTCACGCGCTCGTGCTCAGCACCGACGGACCACTGCTCGCCGAGATCGACTTCGCCGAGTTCTCGTCCGGTCCGGGCACACTGCTCTGGGTCCGGCCCGGGCAGGCGCTACGGTTCGCCGAATCACCGGACGATCCGGTGACCATCGTGTTCCGGCCGGGCCTTTTCGGCCCGGACGAGCTGCCGGGGGTGAGTCCCGACGATCCGGCCGGGCCGGCCCGCGCGCCGCTGGCCCCACCCGATCCGGGGGTCTTCCGGGCCGCGTTCACCCATCTCATCGCTGACTCCGCCGGGCCACCGGGGCCGGTCACCGCGGCGCTGCTGCGGCATCAGCTGGCCGCGCTGTTGCTGCGTATTCGGGCTCTCGATCCGGACGGCGACGTGCGGGCACACGTCGAGGGCCGGACGTTCGAGCGGTTCCGGATCCGGCTGGAGGAGGGTTATCCGCACACCCGGCGAGTCGAGGACTATGCCTCGGAGCTGGGCTGTTCGGTGCGGACCCTCACCCGGGCCAGTCTGGCGCTGTCCGGGCGTACCGCCAAGCAGGTCGTCGACGACCGCGTCGCACTGCAGGCCCGGCGCCTGCTCGCCGCGACCCCGTTGTCGGTCGCCGAGGTGGGCCGCATCCTGGGGTTCGGGGAGCCGACGAACTTCGGCCGGTTCTTCCACCGGGAGACCGGCCTGAGTCCCGGGCAGTTCCGCGGACGGTTCACCGACGACAGTCCAGGGGGGATACCCGGACCGCGACGCCCCACTGACTGA
- a CDS encoding mycothiol transferase: MADDSTIPFPSPMTPAAGQAEVFVRYLDFYRETVLAKAGGLPEAELRSSRLPSGWTPLELLKHLRFVELRWLDWGFQGRAVDEPWGDRKDDRWHVGPAETLAELAAALRAQGVHTTAVITGNDLAGIGQPGPRWAGDDPATLERICFHLLQEYARHAGHLDIVAELAGGPIGE; the protein is encoded by the coding sequence ATGGCCGATGACTCGACGATCCCGTTCCCCTCACCCATGACCCCGGCCGCCGGGCAGGCCGAGGTCTTCGTCCGCTACCTGGACTTCTATCGGGAGACCGTGCTCGCCAAAGCCGGTGGGCTGCCCGAGGCGGAGCTGCGGTCCAGCCGTCTGCCATCCGGCTGGACGCCGTTGGAGCTGCTCAAACACCTGCGGTTCGTGGAGTTGCGCTGGCTGGATTGGGGTTTCCAGGGCCGTGCCGTAGACGAGCCGTGGGGTGACCGGAAAGACGACCGCTGGCACGTCGGGCCGGCGGAGACCCTGGCGGAACTCGCCGCCGCGCTGCGCGCCCAGGGTGTGCACACCACGGCGGTGATCACCGGGAACGACCTGGCGGGGATCGGGCAGCCCGGCCCACGCTGGGCCGGCGACGACCCGGCCACTCTGGAGCGGATCTGTTTCCACCTGCTCCAGGAGTACGCCCGCCACGCCGGCCACCTCGACATCGTCGCCGAACTGGCTGGAGGCCCCATCGGCGAGTGA
- a CDS encoding tetratricopeptide repeat-containing diguanylate cyclase, with protein sequence MTTEAASLVPIEQTRQLTELEAAVTELEERTPSQFRTVWAPAAALRQRAEEVGADEIIQRAVLLQAGVLLREGQTGEGGQLALQVKAWAEENEARYVLARAHRELSVFYRHVGDFSDALTHAVQSVAFLTDDVPAHLRARHLMTLAVALSDTGSHADGKRRGREALALSAQAGDHEMVLAMLNNMAYSAAEIGDETEARALVAQMREVQGRDGHRFTANELDTMAQVELMSERYAAVEELLSPVLADLVVANEGDALAECRLTLARARRLDGRHDAAQEALDAARASCAERQLGAIAARVRQEQAALYAATGRFAEAYEEHRSFHADMTALQSVQRDARARALQAVFEANEARRTSEHFREMAHRDALTGLHNRRYVNERLPALMLESAARGRPLSVAIIDLDHFKRINDTLSHATGDTVLQRVAELIEEAAPGAAVAARMGGEEFLLVFPGVDAEEAAMRCERLRLRIRAHGWEPVTGTLQVTTSIGVTTTDAEVTSFSALLSIADRNLYAAKRSGRDRVVAG encoded by the coding sequence GTGACGACGGAAGCGGCGAGTCTCGTCCCCATCGAACAGACTCGGCAGCTCACCGAACTCGAAGCCGCCGTGACGGAACTCGAAGAGCGGACACCGTCGCAGTTCCGGACCGTGTGGGCGCCCGCCGCCGCCCTGCGCCAGCGCGCCGAGGAGGTCGGCGCCGACGAGATCATCCAGCGCGCCGTCCTGCTGCAGGCCGGAGTGCTGCTCCGGGAAGGCCAGACCGGTGAGGGCGGCCAGCTCGCCCTCCAGGTCAAGGCGTGGGCCGAGGAGAACGAGGCACGCTACGTACTGGCCCGCGCGCACCGGGAACTGTCCGTCTTCTACCGGCACGTCGGTGACTTCTCCGACGCCCTGACCCACGCGGTCCAGAGTGTCGCTTTCCTCACCGACGACGTGCCCGCCCATCTGCGGGCCCGGCACCTGATGACTCTCGCGGTCGCGCTCTCCGACACCGGCTCGCACGCCGACGGCAAACGTCGCGGCCGGGAGGCCCTGGCACTGTCCGCCCAGGCCGGCGACCACGAGATGGTCCTCGCCATGCTCAACAACATGGCCTACAGCGCGGCCGAGATCGGCGACGAGACCGAGGCCCGCGCACTCGTCGCCCAGATGCGTGAGGTCCAGGGCCGGGACGGGCACCGGTTCACCGCCAACGAACTCGACACCATGGCCCAGGTCGAACTGATGAGCGAGCGGTACGCGGCGGTCGAGGAGCTGCTCTCCCCCGTGCTGGCCGACCTGGTCGTCGCCAACGAAGGGGACGCGCTCGCCGAGTGCCGGCTCACCTTGGCCCGGGCCCGCCGTCTCGACGGGCGCCACGACGCCGCGCAGGAAGCCCTCGACGCGGCTCGGGCCAGCTGCGCGGAACGGCAACTCGGCGCCATCGCGGCCCGGGTCCGTCAGGAGCAGGCCGCCCTCTACGCGGCTACCGGGCGCTTCGCCGAGGCGTACGAGGAACATCGCAGTTTCCACGCCGACATGACCGCGCTCCAGTCGGTGCAACGCGATGCCCGGGCCCGCGCGCTGCAGGCTGTCTTCGAGGCCAACGAGGCCCGCCGGACCAGCGAACACTTCCGGGAGATGGCCCACCGGGACGCGCTGACCGGACTGCACAACCGGCGGTACGTCAACGAGCGCCTCCCCGCCCTGATGCTGGAATCCGCCGCCCGTGGCCGCCCGCTGTCCGTGGCGATCATCGACCTGGACCACTTCAAGCGCATCAACGACACTCTGTCGCACGCCACCGGGGACACCGTTCTGCAACGTGTCGCCGAACTGATCGAGGAGGCCGCGCCCGGAGCCGCCGTCGCCGCCCGGATGGGTGGCGAGGAGTTCCTGCTGGTCTTCCCCGGAGTGGACGCCGAGGAGGCGGCCATGCGCTGTGAACGGCTGCGCCTGCGGATCCGGGCCCACGGCTGGGAGCCGGTCACCGGCACCCTCCAGGTGACCACCAGCATCGGGGTGACCACGACGGACGCCGAGGTGACCAGTTTCTCGGCACTGCTGTCGATCGCCGACCGCAACCTGTACGCCGCCAAACGCTCCGGCCGCGACCGCGTCGTCGCCGGCTGA
- a CDS encoding DUF4236 domain-containing protein, protein MGIVFRKRKKIGPLVLNFTENGYSSWSLKIGKWSWNSKTRAHRYDLPGPISWKQDKSRS, encoded by the coding sequence ATGGGCATCGTTTTCCGCAAGCGCAAGAAGATCGGCCCGCTGGTCCTGAACTTCACCGAGAACGGGTACTCCTCGTGGAGCCTCAAGATCGGCAAGTGGTCCTGGAACTCCAAGACCCGCGCGCACCGTTACGACCTGCCCGGCCCGATCTCCTGGAAGCAGGACAAGAGCCGGTCATAG
- a CDS encoding tyrosine-type recombinase/integrase, producing MAWVEERGSRSRVRYRRAGRTVTDSTYTRREDAEAEATRLNNATRAARLRYQPSPAPRLDEWVVIWQAGHLAADSTLARYESLLRVHILPAFGSRRIDSITHQDVKAFARGLAGHLADSSVRHIVTLLGQILREAVDDHLMFFDPTARLRLRRLPREQRPFATAVQVWQIAARMPDTITRTLVITAAYTGMRISELTALSRADLHLAEARLHVSATTGALHEVRGHLTLGPPKTPAAVRDIALPPFLVDGLDRLLHAHPYDTVFCTPTGRWLWRTDYNNRRWRPACDGHPRADWPPILSGMHFHDLRHTHRTWMDEDHTPEVLQAHRLGHAIPGIRGVYAHVTPTMTARLLDNLQARWLDNGGYW from the coding sequence ATGGCCTGGGTCGAAGAGCGCGGAAGCCGAAGCCGAGTTCGCTATCGCCGGGCCGGGCGCACCGTCACCGACAGCACCTATACCCGCCGCGAGGACGCCGAGGCAGAGGCAACACGGTTGAACAACGCCACCCGGGCGGCCCGGCTGCGTTACCAGCCCTCACCGGCGCCGCGGTTGGACGAGTGGGTCGTCATCTGGCAGGCCGGGCATCTGGCCGCCGATTCGACGCTGGCCCGCTACGAGAGCCTGCTGCGTGTACACATCCTGCCCGCGTTCGGCAGCCGGCGCATCGACTCGATCACCCACCAGGACGTCAAAGCGTTCGCCCGCGGCCTGGCCGGGCACCTCGCTGACAGCAGCGTGCGCCACATCGTCACCCTGCTCGGCCAGATACTGCGCGAGGCCGTCGACGACCACCTGATGTTCTTCGACCCCACCGCCCGGCTCCGGCTACGCCGCCTCCCGCGCGAGCAGCGCCCGTTCGCCACAGCCGTCCAGGTCTGGCAGATCGCCGCCCGCATGCCTGACACCATCACCCGCACCCTGGTGATCACCGCCGCCTACACCGGCATGCGCATCAGCGAACTCACCGCCCTCAGCCGCGCCGACCTGCACCTGGCCGAAGCCCGCCTGCATGTCTCGGCCACCACCGGCGCCCTCCACGAAGTCCGCGGCCACCTGACCCTCGGCCCACCGAAAACCCCGGCCGCCGTCCGCGACATCGCCCTGCCGCCGTTCCTCGTCGACGGCCTCGACCGGCTCCTGCACGCTCACCCGTACGACACCGTCTTCTGCACACCGACCGGGCGGTGGCTGTGGCGCACCGACTACAACAACCGCCGCTGGCGACCCGCCTGCGACGGCCACCCCCGCGCCGACTGGCCGCCCATCCTCAGCGGCATGCACTTCCACGATCTGCGCCACACCCACCGCACCTGGATGGACGAAGACCACACCCCCGAAGTGCTCCAAGCCCACCGCCTCGGCCACGCCATCCCCGGCATCCGCGGCGTCTACGCCCACGTCACCCCCACCATGACCGCCCGGCTACTCGACAACCTGCAAGCTCGCTGGCTCGACAACGGCGGCTACTGGTAA
- a CDS encoding fibronectin type III domain-containing protein — MAPPLAEVTAQAQTLSSSGDLAGARAVLDDLLRTADADPRRATADLAVAATLHARILIALGDPESARLWAAFAHSADERLHGRRDERTIAAAALHAAVLQRIGQHGRAASVYHDLIGELALTDGPDSPRVLAAEADLATAEHAAGHCAEARARLARAWRRHRRMHGDASAAGVKMLARLGSMERECGHDAESREHLALASELSARYLPADHPLARQTAALIAGTASGRHTCGRRDATGGKPFRPFPRRPTVPDPTGAGPSPFPVHAPGQPPPDDRPTDPAGTVYPVPPDAAGTGGPPVASGGPPVGDPATGGDYYDDLPPADDRITDPNGTVYQQPLYLADLGLPGDPTGRHARADTPPPLPGNRAPDYGEDGKPLPIGTARASTRTDPPNSRRLPVRTEQPGRSRIAHPLLLAAMLAGVVATAAVVVILTLPGADGATRSPEPSTPVAADPLTATVVPGAPQNVRLRDGGDSVALQWAYPRGATGDVLITGGRAGQAPVTIAELPTGAADYVVYSLSADADYCFTVAVESTGRTTAAAAPLCTRR; from the coding sequence ATGGCCCCTCCGCTCGCCGAAGTCACCGCCCAGGCGCAGACACTGTCGTCGTCGGGTGATCTCGCGGGCGCCCGGGCGGTTCTGGACGATCTGCTCCGTACCGCCGACGCCGATCCGCGCCGGGCCACCGCCGATCTCGCGGTCGCCGCGACCCTGCACGCCCGGATCCTCATCGCCCTCGGCGACCCGGAGTCCGCCCGGTTGTGGGCCGCCTTCGCGCACTCCGCCGACGAGCGCCTGCACGGCCGGCGTGACGAGCGCACCATCGCCGCTGCCGCCCTGCACGCGGCGGTGCTCCAGCGCATCGGCCAGCACGGCCGGGCCGCCTCGGTCTACCACGACCTGATCGGCGAGCTGGCCCTGACCGACGGTCCCGATTCCCCGCGCGTGCTGGCCGCCGAAGCCGACCTGGCCACCGCCGAACACGCCGCCGGGCACTGTGCCGAGGCCCGCGCCCGGCTGGCCCGAGCCTGGCGGCGGCACCGCCGGATGCACGGCGACGCCAGCGCGGCCGGTGTCAAGATGCTGGCCCGGCTCGGCTCGATGGAGCGCGAGTGCGGCCACGACGCCGAGTCCCGCGAGCATCTGGCTCTGGCGAGTGAGCTGAGCGCCCGCTATCTGCCGGCCGATCACCCGCTGGCCCGGCAGACCGCCGCTCTCATCGCCGGCACCGCGTCCGGGCGGCACACCTGCGGCCGGCGCGACGCCACCGGCGGTAAACCGTTCCGGCCGTTCCCGCGCCGGCCCACCGTGCCCGACCCGACCGGGGCCGGGCCGTCACCGTTCCCGGTCCACGCGCCCGGCCAGCCGCCGCCCGACGACCGGCCCACCGACCCGGCCGGCACGGTCTATCCGGTTCCGCCGGACGCGGCCGGTACCGGCGGTCCACCGGTCGCGTCCGGCGGTCCACCGGTCGGCGACCCGGCCACCGGCGGCGACTACTACGACGACCTGCCCCCGGCGGACGACCGGATCACCGACCCCAACGGGACCGTCTACCAGCAGCCGCTCTATCTCGCCGACCTCGGACTGCCCGGTGACCCGACCGGCCGGCACGCCCGCGCCGACACCCCACCGCCGCTGCCCGGCAACCGCGCCCCCGACTACGGAGAGGACGGCAAACCCCTTCCCATCGGTACGGCACGGGCCAGCACCCGCACCGATCCGCCGAACTCACGGCGCCTGCCGGTTCGTACCGAGCAGCCGGGTCGTTCTCGTATCGCCCACCCGCTGTTGCTCGCCGCGATGCTGGCCGGAGTGGTCGCCACCGCCGCGGTCGTCGTCATCCTCACCCTGCCCGGCGCCGACGGGGCGACCCGGTCACCGGAACCGTCCACTCCGGTCGCCGCCGACCCGCTCACCGCCACCGTCGTTCCCGGCGCCCCGCAGAACGTGCGGTTGCGCGACGGCGGCGACAGTGTCGCGCTCCAGTGGGCCTACCCGCGCGGCGCCACCGGGGACGTGCTGATCACCGGTGGACGAGCCGGGCAGGCACCGGTGACGATCGCCGAGCTGCCCACCGGCGCCGCCGACTACGTCGTCTACAGCCTCAGCGCCGACGCGGACTACTGCTTCACCGTCGCGGTCGAGTCCACCGGCCGTACCACGGCGGCAGCCGCCCCGTTATGCACCCGGCGGTGA
- a CDS encoding RrF2 family transcriptional regulator gives MQISARGDYAVRAALSLAQAYPALMSAQAIAQDQEMPRKFLEAVLADLRRAGVVRAQRGAEGGYTLSHPPRDVTIGQILRAVDGPLAGVRGLRPEETQYTGAAENLPNLWVAVRAAVREVVDEVSLAELISGRMPAHVRKLTTRPDAWQPR, from the coding sequence GTGCAGATCTCCGCGCGCGGCGACTATGCGGTCCGGGCCGCCCTCAGCTTGGCGCAGGCTTACCCGGCGCTGATGTCCGCCCAGGCCATCGCTCAAGACCAAGAGATGCCCCGGAAGTTTCTCGAGGCAGTGCTCGCCGACCTGCGTCGTGCCGGTGTGGTGCGCGCGCAACGTGGTGCCGAGGGCGGTTACACGCTGTCGCACCCACCGCGGGACGTGACGATCGGCCAGATCCTGCGGGCCGTCGACGGTCCGCTAGCAGGTGTGCGTGGCCTCCGCCCGGAGGAGACGCAGTACACGGGGGCCGCCGAGAACCTGCCGAACCTGTGGGTCGCGGTGCGAGCCGCGGTCCGCGAGGTCGTCGACGAGGTGAGTCTCGCCGAGTTGATCAGCGGGCGGATGCCGGCCCACGTCCGCAAGCTGACCACCAGGCCGGATGCCTGGCAGCCACGCTGA
- a CDS encoding phosphatase PAP2 family protein has product MTEDNRVVERTGWAPVRHFAERSVLGLIVVAAIGLTFGVLLLLVRFHWQPLLNLDQSVAHNLNSWAAGSETTVAVLQQISSFGGRGVLLPLVLLSAVLLFLRRLPRPAIYLLVTGAGALVLDPSLKALIGRLRPVVEVPVASAPGNSFPSGHALGSMVVYGMLVLIFLPAMRRRWRPWFIGLAAVIVAAVGFTRIALGVHFLSDVFGGWLLGIAWISVTAYAFRIWRREAGHETPPITDGLDPEAGPDLRPAPAEKELLPHPWAKGAEILVGWVFVFGLLYVVGYSVTRWEPPFDDGVPRWLQTFRTPSLDHLSWLASKAGDTHAILIISLIFCPIALAAWRQWRPVLFLALTMVGELTLFLCAAVAVGRERPSVEQIDGQMPTSSFPSGHIAATMCLWVAIAIIVMARVRQPWRWIFPALAVIMPAIVATSRMYRGMHHPTDVLGATLLTAAWIGVLWWVIRPNANAATLSEAAEEAERANRSRSLETVG; this is encoded by the coding sequence GTGACCGAAGACAACCGCGTGGTGGAACGCACCGGCTGGGCGCCCGTGCGGCACTTCGCCGAACGCAGTGTGCTGGGCCTGATCGTGGTGGCCGCCATCGGCCTCACCTTCGGCGTGCTGCTCCTGCTGGTCCGCTTCCACTGGCAGCCACTGCTGAACCTGGACCAGTCGGTGGCACACAACCTGAACAGCTGGGCGGCCGGCTCCGAGACGACCGTGGCGGTGCTCCAGCAGATCTCCTCGTTCGGCGGCCGGGGCGTCCTGCTCCCGCTCGTGCTGCTCTCCGCCGTCCTGCTGTTCCTGCGCCGGCTGCCCCGCCCGGCGATCTACCTGCTGGTCACCGGCGCCGGTGCGCTGGTGCTCGACCCGTCGCTGAAAGCGCTGATCGGGCGGCTGCGGCCGGTCGTCGAGGTGCCGGTCGCCTCCGCACCCGGCAACAGCTTCCCCAGCGGGCACGCGCTCGGCTCGATGGTCGTCTACGGGATGCTCGTGCTGATCTTCCTGCCCGCGATGCGGCGCCGGTGGCGGCCCTGGTTCATCGGCCTGGCCGCGGTGATCGTCGCCGCCGTCGGTTTCACCCGGATCGCCCTCGGTGTGCACTTCCTCTCCGACGTGTTCGGCGGCTGGCTGCTCGGGATCGCCTGGATCAGCGTCACCGCGTACGCCTTCCGGATCTGGCGGCGGGAGGCCGGCCACGAGACCCCGCCGATCACCGACGGCCTCGACCCGGAAGCCGGCCCCGACCTGCGTCCCGCCCCCGCCGAGAAGGAACTCCTGCCGCACCCGTGGGCCAAGGGCGCCGAGATCCTGGTCGGCTGGGTCTTCGTGTTCGGCCTGCTCTACGTGGTCGGCTACTCGGTGACCCGCTGGGAACCGCCGTTCGACGACGGTGTGCCGCGCTGGCTCCAGACCTTCCGGACCCCGTCGCTCGACCACCTGAGCTGGCTCGCCAGCAAAGCCGGCGACACCCACGCCATTCTGATCATCTCGCTGATCTTCTGCCCGATCGCGCTGGCCGCCTGGCGGCAGTGGCGGCCGGTCCTGTTCCTGGCCCTCACCATGGTCGGCGAACTGACCCTGTTCCTCTGCGCCGCCGTCGCGGTCGGCCGGGAACGCCCGTCGGTCGAGCAGATCGACGGCCAGATGCCGACGTCGTCGTTCCCGTCCGGCCACATCGCCGCCACCATGTGCCTCTGGGTCGCCATCGCGATCATCGTGATGGCGAGGGTCCGGCAGCCGTGGCGCTGGATCTTCCCGGCCCTCGCGGTGATCATGCCGGCGATCGTGGCGACGTCCCGGATGTACCGCGGCATGCACCACCCCACCGACGTTCTCGGCGCCACCCTGCTCACCGCCGCCTGGATCGGCGTCCTCTGGTGGGTGATCCGCCCCAACGCGAACGCCGCGACCCTCAGCGAGGCCGCCGAGGAGGCCGAGCGGGCCAACCGATCCCGCAGCCTGGAGACGGTCGGATGA